The nucleotide sequence ctgttattctgcggtgacggcagcctcacaccgcagcgaaccattgaaccctcatactcctctacgcgtgggcatccactaccgcgtcttccccggctacacgtcgtccctttcctaggcctcaccgtcgtccaccgccctggtgctctcggtgcagcatggTCACCGTGGTCAagaaacggcttccatcggacgtggactgtacatggagaggctgacagttgggtccacggccgcagcaaggaagtgcctccttattacgcggaaaataatgattcctccacctgacagcagagacccaccggacgggcaaccgtatttcatgaaaaaaacgtttccccctgactgctgggacctaccagcgatatcttcgcacacaaggaagtgtgtccgggcaaaaaaacgattagcccccctgactgctaggacccaccagctacatcttcccatgcaaggaagtgcctgacagtcgggacccacctggtcgaagcgtacatagcattgtcattctggtcgcgaacgtgtacgtacatactggtccatgtagaggcgtgcacatgtcgtagtagaggcgcgcatgtagcatgtacatgtacgtacaacagccagtgtgcaagaaagaaaatacggccacatacatacatacgggcagggtctcaaacgcctactcgcgcatacgtatgaccagggctcgtgtacatggctgggtcggaacagagaaacaatgtcgtcgtcgtgttcatggggatccaaccggctaggtcggaacggaatgcgtcatcgtgttcatcgggagggcttggacggaacaaccgatgaaaaaaggcctggcataccgcagaacggaggaaacggccttgtgttcaatcgGCCACGGTCaaaatgggatcctattcatcgggaggggtctggcgtaccgcaaaacggagaaaacggacctcctacggtcgaaacaggggtcttgttcgtcgggaggggtgtggcgtactacaaaacagaggaaacggacttatgctggagcgctacagtcgaaacgggggtcctgttcatcgggggggggggggtgtggcgtaccgcaaaacaggactccacgggataatgttcatctccaccgtcgacccactccagcctccacgggctactgttcatccaccgtcgacctcctctagcctccacctgcgactgttcatccacgggctcctgttcatccagcctccaccgcgcgctactccaccggctactattcaactagccctctccacgggctcctattcaaccacccctccacgggctactgttcatccatccctccaccgtctactgttcatctagccctccacggggtggtcctgttcatctagccctccacgaggtcctgttcatccagccccaaccggctcgatcgatcggggtcctgttcatttagaggcaacaccacagggtcctgttcatccacccccaccgggaactgttcatccaacccccccagcaacgctcactattcatccagaggcagcatcgatcagcttcagttagcagcagtagcgagggaatcactcgggtttagtaatgtagctagtgcaatcgctcgggttcaattagagcccaacgcctcgtacacacgcgtgtacgtgtacgagagacacgcatcgctcggcccccgaccacccaccgtaactgggaagtCCCTGAAATTTtcttcgccctcgcttctaccacggttttttccgtcatggacggcctaaagaatgtcatgcagctatgtctccggcccgcccaggacgaaaagtccattttctgtcatgattttttgtcatagaagtaggagcccaccacatctatgatgataccgggttttgtcacaattatcgtcatagaagtgtcataagtatgacagaaaaaaaattcattcggcccaaaatgccacggatgtgtcttttttttgtagtgacgattccatcaaccgcgttcttgtaacgcttccgcttagcgatcttcaagggtatgaagatgcactccctctctctcgatgctagcatctcctagattgatcttggtgacacgtaggatattttttgaattattactatgttccccaacaaatattTCTTATTTAGAGCCTGAGTATGGGCATCGAGGACCCCTTTAACTTCCTGTCTGACATTCTCTTTGTGCTCCTTTGCTGAAATAAACTGAAAACCTGTTGGTATTGATCATTTTCCCTAAAGCTTGGCAATAGGAGTCTAGTAGGTTTGACACTTTCATCACCCCTGAACCATTTGCCTTGAAGAACAACATGCTATCGTTAACAAATAACAAGTGGTTAACTCGTGGCGCCGAAGGAGCCACTAGAATCTCACTCAAATGCAATGACCTATCTCTTTTGAGGAGGCCGGAAAGGCCCTCTGGTGCTAACAGGAAAATGTAGGGTGATATTAGGTCTCCCTGTCGAATACCTCTCAAAGGTTTGAATTCATCAAGTTCTTTTACCATTGCAGAGAACTAAGTATGAGACATGCTCATGAAAATTGAAACTCACCTCtcagaaatactccctccgttcgaaaatacttgccggagaaatggataaaaatgaatgtattaagaactaaaatatgtctagatacatccattcctccgacaagtattttcagacggagggagtatgtattaaTGAATCAACGGGTTACAATTATTTGGCATTTGTTCACAATATCTCTCTAGGCATTGTGAGCATCTCCTTCTCCCCTGATGGTTGCAACTTTAGACTCCTTCCCTTGCATAAGAGTTTTACCTCCCCAATGATGGAGGCGACAAGACCAGAATGAACACGTCTGCTTGCTGGCAGTCCAACTCCACGATGAGTGGAGATGAACATCTCTCCATAGCCAGCGTTATCCCTTCCATCTGCCAATTCAGCTTCCCGGTGCGACGAACATGACATGAGGTACCTGCAGACGACGAATACGACATGAGCTTTCTGTGGGTGGCGAGCAGCAGCAGGCCGGCGCTGCCAGATGCAGGAGTAGTGGGGGCGGGATGCACGAGGATGAACGGGAGATCTGAGGAAGTGCCGCTGTCAGTGGCGGGCGGATGATGACAATATCCCAGGTTCACCTCTTTTATCATCTTCTCATGATAAATCTTAGCCATCAAATAAAGCTTCTACAAAGAAGACTTATTTGGATCCCATGACAAGGAGTCGTGCCAAACAAATAGAACAAGAGGTGAATGTGTTCCTAGTGATCATAATTCAAATATCCATGAGAACTTTATACTGCCTAAATCTTGTGTGTGGATTTTACTCAGGTACAATGTTGAGGACAACCAACAACTTCCAGCTCATGAAGAAACAAGTTTAGCTCATGAAGAAATAAGTTGTGCAACTCATACAACAAGTATAAAGAAAACAAGTTTCACCTCTGATGCAAAGCAAGTTTTGGTGGACAACTACTTACACCTTAAGGAAGAATAAGCCATCTCAACCATCTACTATTGCATGCATAGTTATAGAATTCATCTCATAAATTGCATCATGCCACACGAATATATGAGTAACCAACATGTGTGGGAGTACAAAATGGACAACATATGAAGTCTACTTTCATGAAAATCAAATGGTGCATCATTTGGAGTCTTGAGTCAAAGGATATGAGAGTTCCAGTGCAAGCTATTCAAAGCATTGATTGTTGTGCGAGGCTCCGTGTGTTTACTCCCTTATCAAGCTGGTTAGAACGAATTTGAGCCCCTCTTTTGGACTGGTTTCACAACTAAACTAGGAGTTCCTAGTATAAATACTCCTTTCCCCATTTCAGCAACAACTTTTTCGCAATTTAATTTCAGCATAGGTTAGCTAAGCGCAACTGGAATCTTGTTTGAGAATTCATTTCCTCCTTAGCTCTTGTAATCTTGCCTTGTGAGAGGGTAAACTCACTTTGTGATTTTACAATAGTAGCAGTTGAGGCGGCGACCAGTTTGTGCTTCCAACTTCGTGCATGGTTGCCTGGATCGGAAACTAAGAGTGTGGTTGGGCGATACTTGTTGCTGATTGTTGCATATGCAACAGTTGGTTTCGGTCTTGTCGGGTTGCACTAGTCATCTTTACCCGACAACGTTGTTGGCTGGGATCGAGGGTTTCCTTCGTACCCTTTAGGTGGTATCTGCAGATGTATGAGTGCTAGCAGCAGCAAGTTGCCTCTTAACTAGGGCATGAGCTGGAGAGAATCGTAGCTGGAAGAGAGAAGGAAAcaaaacaggagagagagagaagaaaagagAACCGGGATAAAAGTTAGTCTAAGCAGATCTTCTTCTCATCATAACAGTACTTCTCATTGTTGTTGAAAAATAGTTCTTGGATGATGGACTTTTGCTGGTAAGTACATAAACCCTTCCGGAACATCTTTGGTTCGTTGTTGTAGTTCATCTGAAACCGTTGAAAGAGCAACTCGTTCTTGTACTTTGATAATGTTCCCTTCACAAAAAAACACTTGAGTTTGATGGTGCAGATAACAAAAGAATTAAATAGGATACTAGATCTTGTCGATGATGAAAGAAGACCTTTAGTATCTCATGAGCTTCGCCTTCGCCTTTTCCGGACTTCACTAGCATCTAAAAGCATCTATTGTGTTGGTTTTTGTTGTGGCCTGTGAATTAGCATGTGCAAGGAGTCAGCTTATTTTCCAACTACTAGAACAGTCAAGCCCTTGCAATAGGATACTATTAAGAAAAGGGGACACTGACATTAATGAGTATTTGTCACGGCATAGTGCTAAACAAGCACTAAATTTAAAGCATACAGACAGCTAAAGTTGAACAACTAAATTCAGATATTACATGATGTACTACGGTTGACAAGTTCGTAAATACTTCCGATTAGTTGAAGATGTGCTCTTTTAGGAGGAAAAACTCACGTTCTGCTTGGCTCCATAACAAATAATCACAAACAATATTTCATTAGGGGTAACGGAGAACTCCTGCGTCGAAGCGTGGTGGCTGCACTAGTCCTTTGTCGGGGAAATATTCTCTCCATTTCATCATGTAAAAAGAAGTGAAAGATGATGAACATGAAGAAAGGATAAATCTGCAAAAGAAGTTGCATATTTTATCAAAGGGTTGACCAGTTGAAAACAAGTACTGTAGAAATTCATAAAACTAAATAAGTACCCCTCATTTCTCTGATATAATTCAGTGTTATCGTGGAACACAAATCTGCAAAAATATAACATAAAAGATATaatcaataatggaatatgcaaattaATCATGTTTATAAAATTAAAAATCTAGTTACTATATCAATGTGAATGAATCATATTTAATCAAACAAAAAATATTGAATCaacaatcatatatatatatatatatatatatatatatatatatatatatatatatatccatcatATCTATAATCAATCGTATGTATCCATCATATCACATTAACCAATCATATTCAACCACATCACCACATCAATCATATTCAATGATATTCAACCACATCAAACATCAATGAACaattaaaaaaatatgaacatgaactagggttcaatCTTGAAACTATATAGAAACACTAAACTAGTAAACACCAAATGAAATAGGGTTCATCTCCAACCACATACATCATATTGCTCCTAACTAGACAAACATAAGAACAACAAAAATcaaaatatactagatgaaatatggttcatcttgtgccaaataatgcaccGAACCGAAAGCTTTTTAACTAAAATGAATTGGAGGGATTGATAGAGCTTACTTCTCTCATTTCGGAGCCATCTCAATCTGCAAAAACGATGGAGAAACGAAGGAGATCAGAGGAGGAGAGTGGAGGGGATGAGAGAGGGAACTCCTTTGTGTTGTTGCGGTCGCGTAGGGGAGACGATGGGGCTGGTTCATGGGTGGGCCCCATGACCCGGCCCCCGCGGGTTTATAAATGCGCAACACCTATCGCCAGGGTCTCGGGCGGTAGAGTTGTACAGGTTATCGTCAgggtccatggcggtagggtgGACGGCAGAAGACGGTTGCCGTTTACTACAACTGACGTGGATGAGTGGGCTACAACCGTGGCTTTGGGCGGTAGCCTCACAACCCTACCGATAGTCTATTTAACGATAGCAAAAAGGTCAAATCTTGAAATACTTTTAAACTGGGGTCGTATCAAAACTTTGCTAAAAAGATCAAAACACCAAATTCGGCCGCGGTGAGCTGAGTTTTTTTTTTCAAGGCAAGCAGCAAGCTTTTTTTTTTTAGGAATAGGCAAGCGGCAAGCTGAGGTAGGTAATGATTTCGCACCACTAGGCCGTGTCACCCACCAAAGGCTCACCTCCCTCCGGCCCCCCTTCACCACCACGTTGGGCCTTTAAGCAGGAGCCCACCACGTCAGACCAAATCTCATCTTTTCCAACTGCTCGATCCCTTCACCGCACCGCACGCATCACTTCCCCTGCTTCCTCCGACCAGATCGAGCTGCTGCTGTCCGCCCACGCCCACGGCCAGCCCACGCACCACCGTCAGAGTGAGCTCCCCTGCGCCCTCACGACCCCTCTCTCTGACACACTGGAGATTCatacagtgagagagagagagagagtgcagaGCAAGGCAGTGCGAGCAACCAGGCGGGgcagagcagagcagaggagggggagggggaattGTTAGTGGCGACAGCACCAGCAGAGCACAGACACCAAGCCAGAACTGATCAGAGCTGCTAATCTAGAAGAATGCAACAGCCAGGGGGCGCCACGCCCAGCACGAGAAGGCGCCTCACGGTGCCGAGGCGGTCTCCCGCGGCGGCGTCGGTGTGGGAGACGCGGATGGAGATGGACGAGGTGAAGGGCGGCGTCAAGGTCTTCAGCGAAGGCGCCGACGATGCCGACGAGGAGGGCATGCGGGTGTACAGCCGCCTGCGACGGAACcagagcgacggcggcggcggcgccggcgcgggcgcGGGCACGGCCGCGGCCGCCAAGAAGAGGAGGAACTGGAAGGCGTCGGAGCCGGTCACCGCGATCGGGGAGCTGCGCAAGTCGCGGTCCGacgcggcggcgacgggggcggcggccaagcgggCGGTGGCGAGGGTCACCACGCCGGAGAAGAAGCTGGCGGCCGAggtgaaggaggtggtggtggtggaggtggaaaAGGCGCCATTGCCGCAACCCAAGAACATcgaagaggaggcagaggaggaggaggaccaggaggagtgggaagaagagctggaagcagaggaggaggaggagaaggaggtgctAGATCAAGATCAGACGGCCATTGACGAGGACGAGACTGATCAGGCGGCAGCTCCGAATCAAGGCAAGAAATAAATTCGTTGATTGTTTCCGTCTGATTCCTTTCTTGATGAACCAATTTTGCAAATGCGATCTTCATTTGGCGTCATATTGCAGAGGACGAACAAGATCTTGCGCCACCGACAAAAAGTGAGAGCAAATTCGGAttttgcttttcttttttcttttcgttCTCGATTTGGCAATTCTTCCTGTGTTGTGATGGTGGGATTATCTGTGCAAGTGCAGGAGCGATCAGGCCTGTGGCAGCACCGACTGAAGATGAGAGAGCAGCCAATCTAGAGCCGCTGAAACTCGCTGCGGCTGTCAATCTCCGGGCGATGAACCCAGAGCCCATGACCCCTCCATGTGAATTTCTCCTCCCTGGATGCAGAACGGTGCGAATTCATCTGAATATTTAGTCCATTTTTCCTGACTTCCTTTCTCGGTCGTCCcaaaatgcagtgaagaagaaACCGACCCCGGTGGTAATTCACAGGACGGACCCAGAGCCAGCAAGAACTTCTCCAGGTAACTTTGCTGCGATTTTTCCAACAGAAATTCGGAATGCAATTTGCATTTCCTGAGTTAATGTTAATCGGTTACTTCAAATAAGAGAAATTGTTGGTGTTGTTCAGAGAAGAAGGCTTCGCCGGTAATCCGCCGACATTTCCCCAAGCAAGAGCCTGTGGACGATACTCCCCCTGGTGAGTGCCATTTGCCTGTTCGGCCGTTCCTTCTCAGTTCTTGGTCGTCTTCTTATTTGGTGGTTTATCGTTGCATTTTTGTTGGTTCTAAAGAGGAGGAAGAGTATGAGGAGATCCAGGGCAGGCCGTCAGCTCTTAGCACAAGCAATCGAAGAATGCAGAACATTGGTTAGTGCTGTACTACGCTCTTTTTTTACCAGCTTGCCGCTTTTACTCTCTTTTTTCAGGTTTAAAAAATATAGATTTGATGGGTTTTCCTTTGTTTATTTTTGGCGTTGTCTTTTTCAGTGGATTTGGTAATGTGGAGAGATGTGTCAAAGTCTGCATTTGTGTTTGGATTTGGGACCTTTTCGCTCATCTCCTGCTCCTATGCCAAAGACCTAAACTTCAAGTAAGTTACTGCATTCTTACTCTTATCAAGCGGCAAAGAAATTAATAAATTAGCTGTAAATTATCTGAACATTCCTTTAAAATCTCTCGATCGCACAGCACAATAACAGCAGCTTCGTATCTAGGCCTGGTCTACCTTGGTCTAAGATTCCTTTCCAAGTCCTTACTCAACAGGTAATAAAAAAAATCCCAGATTAGTTTACCTGCATAATCTTTCCTTGTCTGCTGTACTAATTAATCCACCTTTGTGTTGAAATGGGTGCAGAGGTGAGAGTGTGGAGTGTGATGATGAGACGAATAATGAGAGGTCCCACTACCTGGTAGGTGAGGAGGATGCCGTCTGGCTGCTGAGGCTTGTGCTGCCCTACGTCAACGAGGTGCTCCTGAACCTCAGGtccctcttctccggcgagccaGCGACCACCATGAAGGTAAAAAAGAACGTACTACCAGCTAGCACAGGCATAGTACATCTAGATTTGTACTGACAGAGCGACACATGTGCTGCAGCTGGCGCTGCTGCTGTTTGCAATGGCCCGGTGTGGCAACTTTGTCACCCTCTGGACCCTGGCCAAACTGGGTACGCGTCCTTCTCTCTCTGCCCAGTCTTCTCTTCCCTGTGGAGCATCTTCTGTGCCTCATTTCACCATGTAGCTAAGCTAAGTGAATATGGGCATTTTCTTAGAAAAATGCAGGTTACATTCTCTGGCGCACATCCTAGCTTTAGTCGTCGTATATGTATGTTAGGACGGACCACATGCATCAACTAGTGCTCTTGTTACTGACTTTTTGTGCCTGTGATAATGTTGGTGGTTTTCGCAGTGTTCTTTGGCATCTTCACCATTCCCAAGGTGTGCTCCTCCTACTCCACGCAGCTCGCCAGATATGGTAATAATTTCTTCGCAGCGAAAGCTCTCCTTTTATACAGTACTATGTTAATAATATCTTCGCATTTTT is from Triticum aestivum cultivar Chinese Spring chromosome 3A, IWGSC CS RefSeq v2.1, whole genome shotgun sequence and encodes:
- the LOC123060824 gene encoding reticulon-like protein B21, with the protein product MQQPGGATPSTRRRLTVPRRSPAAASVWETRMEMDEVKGGVKVFSEGADDADEEGMRVYSRLRRNQSDGGGGAGAGAGTAAAAKKRRNWKASEPVTAIGELRKSRSDAAATGAAAKRAVARVTTPEKKLAAEVKEVVVVEVEKAPLPQPKNIEEEAEEEEDQEEWEEELEAEEEEEKEVLDQDQTAIDEDETDQAAAPNQEDEQDLAPPTKRAIRPVAAPTEDERAANLEPLKLAAAVNLRAMNPEPMTPPLKKKPTPVVIHRTDPEPARTSPEKKASPVIRRHFPKQEPVDDTPPEEEEYEEIQGRPSALSTSNRRMQNIVDLVMWRDVSKSAFVFGFGTFSLISCSYAKDLNFNTITAASYLGLVYLGLRFLSKSLLNRGESVECDDETNNERSHYLVGEEDAVWLLRLVLPYVNEVLLNLRSLFSGEPATTMKLALLLFAMARCGNFVTLWTLAKLVFFGIFTIPKVCSSYSTQLARYGKFWLERFRDAWESCSHKKAVVAAVFTLVWNVSSTVARVWAVFMLVVAMKCYQQRMMEFGWSSSVEEPAENDEQQQQQEESPAKPAQTEKAHDQGSHGFVAARHRRMPVSGDFARERLRARGGIQPRC